Below is a window of Drosophila miranda strain MSH22 chromosome 3, D.miranda_PacBio2.1, whole genome shotgun sequence DNA.
TCAAGCATTTTGGCTACGAATTTCTATATGGCAGCAACAACGTCGACCCCACGAAGCCTCTGGAGCAATCTGTACCCACAGCCTGTGATTTTCTCTGGCCGCGGCTTGAGAGCTTTTCTTCTTCCTGGGACTGGAGCACGCCGGACCAACTGACTGTCAATGAGTACGAGCCAGGACATGGCATACCGCCTCATGTGGACACCCACAGTGCATTTTTGGATCCCATCCTCTCACTGTCCCTGCAGTCTGATGTGGTTATGGATTTTCGGCGTGGTGAGGCGCAGGTCCAGGTGAAGCTGCCCCGCCGCTCCCTATTGATCATGTCCGGAGAAGCTCGCTACGATTGGACGCATGGGATTAAGCCCAAGCACATCGATGTGGTGCCCACAGCCACTGGAAGTTTGACTACGCAAGCCCGCAGCAAGAGGACATCGCTCACATTTAGGCGCTTGCGACGAGGCAACTGCAACTGCTCCTACCCCACGCTGTGTGATAGCCAGCAATCCAAAGTGCCCCAAGAGATGTCCACCACATTGGCCGACCAAGCCGTTAGTCTTGAGCAGCAGAATGTTCACGAGGTGTACGATAAAATTGCAAATCATTTTAGTGAGACGCGGCACTCGCCGTGGCCTCAGGTGGCCCAGTTCCTGGATAGCTTCGAGCCCGAGTCTGTGGTCCTGGACGTCGGCTGTGGCAATGGAAAGTACCTCGGCTGCAATGCCCACATCTTAGCCATTGGATGTGATCGGTCCCAAGGATTGCTCGCAGTCGGACAACAAAAGGGCCAGAACGTCTTTCGTTGCGACTGCCTAAATGTACCCGTGCGCTCGTCGAGCATCGATGGGTGCATCAGCATTGCGGTCATCCATCATCTGGCCAGTGCTGACCGTCGCCTGAGTGCTCTACGGGAGATGGCACGTGTCCTCCGGCCAGGTGGCCGGGCTCTGGTCTATGTCTGGGCCAAGGAACAGCGACGCAACGATAGGAAATCCGCCTACCTCAGGCAAAACAAGGCCGTGCACAAGGAACGCACCACCGAGCAGGAGCAGCGACAGAAGCAGCAACATGAACTTGAACAGCGGCCACAAGATCATGTTTCCCTTCCAGTGCACACCAACCGCACTGAGTTCCAGCAGCAAGACGTCCTAGTACCCTGGAAGACCAAGGATGAGCAACGCACCACGTTTCTACGTTACTATCACGTCTTTGAGGAGCACGAGCTGGAGAAGCTAGTGGCCCAGGTGCCAGAGGTTGAGCTTACAAAGAGCTACTACGATCAGGGAAATCATTGTGTGATCTTCAAAAAAGTCGCCATCTGCACAGCGATGCCATGAGTAGCTAACACTTTTACTAAGGGAGAACCACTATTAATATATGTAATTCGTTTATTTGATTTCAAAAATACACATTTACACGATTTTACTTTTGCTTATTAGCGAATCAAACGTAAACTAGAACTTAGTTAAGCTATTGTTTGACCCATCCAAGTGGTGTTCGTTCTCTTTATTGTAGCTTTGGACCATAAATTGACAATTCCTTAATAGCAACATTTTGTGTTCCACTGAAGAGTATTTCAACTcaaatatatatgtaggtaCGAGTGCtggatatatatacatttgATTTTTTATACACCTATATATGTAGACTTCAAACGAATTCAATAGCATAGGTCGCAATTGTGTGTTAATGCAAATATAGTAGTAGGTGGATAGTATGGAGATAGTATAAATTTGAGTATCATAACTAAAATGTATAGAGACTACCTAAAACGGTGTTGGGGGAGCAAACGTTTGGTATGGTGCTGGTTGGAGCTTCTTCAAGTAATGTTCCTATGTATGTAgtatgtatatttataaaTCCATGAATAACTATAGTTCGAGCTACAGAAACGACTACACGATAGAACTCGATTTTAAAAACACGCTTTAAACTCTACATTTAACTATACTTTTAGTTTGCAATAGGATTCATATAACTATGTATTTATAGACTAGTTGACAGTTTCAAACGTTTCGCTTTGGTCGTGGGTAGAGTAGAGTAGAGCATAGTATGTGTCTGATATGTTAGCAGGTAACATTTGGTAACATTTGGTCTTAACGCTACGAGCTAGGCATTTAGCGGGTGGTGCTCTAGTGGTCTAAGATTTTTcaaaaaaatacatacatgCGAGTATGTGGGTGTACGAGGTgtataaatatatatctgtgTATGTGTTTAGGTCGCGTGTATAACAGTTGTGGTGCCTAAAGTGGTTGGTTTTTGGCTATATGTATAGGAGAACAATAAAATAGAGTAGTGTTTGACTTATTTCATACATGCAACAGCTATGTGCGT
It encodes the following:
- the LOC108159422 gene encoding alkylated DNA repair protein alkB homolog 8, which produces MHVEQQQQTVNNAKKADKKRRRCLAIIKSDCDVSPSDTPTVYLAILNVGLSNGLTEESLLEAAAQTGGSVSEVAMLTGKSYCFLVCCTLEDSQLVYTGMHNVSTIGQQGAVAYLSYVKALPALAGKSEWNKPLPSGLIVLPDFVSDAEEATLLRSIAEDGRSYEGTLKHRHVKHFGYEFLYGSNNVDPTKPLEQSVPTACDFLWPRLESFSSSWDWSTPDQLTVNEYEPGHGIPPHVDTHSAFLDPILSLSLQSDVVMDFRRGEAQVQVKLPRRSLLIMSGEARYDWTHGIKPKHIDVVPTATGSLTTQARSKRTSLTFRRLRRGNCNCSYPTLCDSQQSKVPQEMSTTLADQAVSLEQQNVHEVYDKIANHFSETRHSPWPQVAQFLDSFEPESVVLDVGCGNGKYLGCNAHILAIGCDRSQGLLAVGQQKGQNVFRCDCLNVPVRSSSIDGCISIAVIHHLASADRRLSALREMARVLRPGGRALVYVWAKEQRRNDRKSAYLRQNKAVHKERTTEQEQRQKQQHELEQRPQDHVSLPVHTNRTEFQQQDVLVPWKTKDEQRTTFLRYYHVFEEHELEKLVAQVPEVELTKSYYDQGNHCVIFKKVAICTAMP